The following is a genomic window from Treponema pallidum subsp. pallidum str. Nichols.
CACAAAGACAGTTAGAATGCGTATACTCTCCAGATAGTTGCGGAAAACTTCCTGAAGAAACCTTCTGCTGAAAGAAATCAGCTAACTTGAACAAACGCTCAGTCCGCCTGATGATGGGCGCATAACGCATGCAAAGATTTGAAGACATTCCGTACACGCGGCCACACATGGACATACTCGAGCATGCCGTCGACGCGGCTCATGGGGAGTTCGCGCAGGCCCGTTGTGCACGCGATGCGTATGCGTCTATACTCGCCATAGAGGATCTCCAGCGCCAATATCTTACCGCACAGGCACTAGCGAACATGCGCTGTTCCATTGATACACGCAACACCTTTTACCGCAGAGAACAGGATTTCTTCGATGCTGTACATCCTCGCTTTGCCCGCTTAGATCATGCCTTCAACCAGCTGCTGCTTGCATCACCACAGCGCGACGGTCTTGAAAAACTTATTGGCACTCACCGCTTTACCCTTGCACGCCTTCAGAGCAAAACCTTCTGCTCGGAGATTATGGAAGACCTCGCAGAAGAAAATCGTCTCACCAGCGCCTATGAAACACTCCTCGCTTCCGCACACATTCTCTTCCGAGGCCACCACTACACTCTCGCCCAGCTGTCCCCCTTTATGGAACACACCGACCGCAACACGCGGCGCGACGCGCATGAGGCATACTATCACTTCTTTGCTCAACATGAATCGGAGCTCGATACCCTCTATGACACGCTGGTACGAGTGCGCACACGCATCGCACGCACGCTCGGCTATGACAATTACATCCAACTCGGCTATGACCGCCTGTTACGCAGCGACTACGATATGCAAGATATTGCGCGTTACCGCACCTACATCCTGCGCTACGCCGTACCCCTCGCTGCGGAACTACATGAACAACAGCGATCTCGACTTGGACTCAGTGAACTTCTCTTTTATGACGAGCCGTTGTACTTCCCTTCTGGAAATCCAGTTCCCCAGGGAGATGCACCCTGGATATTGAATCAGGCCGCTTGTATGTACCGCGAACTGTCCCCAGAAACAGACCAGTTCTTTACCTTTATGCGCGAGTACCACCTATTTGATGTCTGTGCACGTATTGCAAAAGCGAGCGGTGGATACTGCACAACCTTGAGCACATATCGTGCGCCTTTTATTTTTGCAAACTTTAATCGCACTGCACATGACGTGGAGGTTATGACGCACGAGGTGGGCCACGCCTTCCAAGCCTACCAACGCTATCGAGCGCGTCTTGATCCCTGTTTGGAAGCGTATGTGTGGCCCACGTACGAAGCGTGCGAGATCCCCTCAATGAGTATGGAATTTCTCACCTGGCCGTGGATGGGGCTCTTTTTTGGTGAACAGAAAGAACGCTTCTACCTGCGCCATTTAACACAGGCAGTGGAGCTTTTACCGTACGGGGCAGCTGTGGACGAATTCCAACACTGGGTGTACGCACATGCGGACGCTTCTGCCACTGAACGCAAGAAGGCGTGGCGCGCATTAGAAACTCAGTATTTACCTCGCCGTCGGTACGGAGGGCAGCACTACTTGTCCTGCGGGGGACTGTGGATGCGTCAAAGTCACATTTTCTGTATACCCTTTTACTACATAGACTACACGCTCGCGCAGATATGTGCGTTGCAATTTTGGGATCGCAGCCGCGTTGCATACACTCACCTTTCTACTCTCACCGGCGCGGCACCGTACGCCAGCATAACTCCTACTGCCTATGCGGAAGCCTGGCATGACTATTGCGTACTGTGCAGCCGAGGCGGCAGCGAACCGTTCATGCGTCTGCTTGCCACAGCGAATCTGCACAACCCCTTTGAGGAAGACACGT
Proteins encoded in this region:
- a CDS encoding M3 family oligoendopeptidase — encoded protein: MQRFEDIPYTRPHMDILEHAVDAAHGEFAQARCARDAYASILAIEDLQRQYLTAQALANMRCSIDTRNTFYRREQDFFDAVHPRFARLDHAFNQLLLASPQRDGLEKLIGTHRFTLARLQSKTFCSEIMEDLAEENRLTSAYETLLASAHILFRGHHYTLAQLSPFMEHTDRNTRRDAHEAYYHFFAQHESELDTLYDTLVRVRTRIARTLGYDNYIQLGYDRLLRSDYDMQDIARYRTYILRYAVPLAAELHEQQRSRLGLSELLFYDEPLYFPSGNPVPQGDAPWILNQAACMYRELSPETDQFFTFMREYHLFDVCARIAKASGGYCTTLSTYRAPFIFANFNRTAHDVEVMTHEVGHAFQAYQRYRARLDPCLEAYVWPTYEACEIPSMSMEFLTWPWMGLFFGEQKERFYLRHLTQAVELLPYGAAVDEFQHWVYAHADASATERKKAWRALETQYLPRRRYGGQHYLSCGGLWMRQSHIFCIPFYYIDYTLAQICALQFWDRSRVAYTHLSTLTGAAPYASITPTAYAEAWHDYCVLCSRGGSEPFMRLLATANLHNPFEEDTFVSTLASCRAYFRTVGDRLS